The following DNA comes from candidate division WOR-3 bacterium.
AAGTAATTCCTCGGCAAGTTCTGAAAGTCGTGCTTCGGTATAGCGGTAGGCAGCAGGAGCGTCACCATCAATTGAGCCAAAGTTGCCTTGGCCTTCAATTAAAGGATAGCGCAGAGAGAAGTCTTGTGCCATCCGCACTAATGTCTCATAAACTGCTAAATCGCCATGGGGATGGTATTTGCCTAATACTTCACCAACGACAGTGGCTGATTTTTTGAATGGTCGGTTATGGGTTAAGCCTAATTCATTCATTGCATAGAGAATGCGTCTTTGGGCGGGTTTAAGACCATCGCGCACATCAGGTAATGCCCGACCGATTATTACCGACATCGCATAGTCTAAATAAGACCGCTTTACTTCATCTTCAATATATACTTTGACAATATCTTCGCGATTTTCTTTCATCGTCATATTGATTTCGGATTACCTAATTAATAAAAATAAATTAAATAAAATTTGATATTTCATTATCAGGTTAATTAACATTACTCATTAAGAATATACTTAATTTTTATAAAATGTCAAGATGTATAGAAGTGAAAACAGCAAAATATAATTTTGCTTATTGATTATCAGAATGCTTAATGGTATTGATGGTAAGGTTATTGCTATTAATAATTTTACTATCGTCAGATATGTGTTGATGTCAGGTTAAATGCATTTTTTTGTTTTTGAAGAATTTAGATACTTTTTAATTGGTAGTGTCAAGGATTTTGTGTAAATTCTTTTTTCCCTGCCATAAGCGTTTTGTCTTCCATTGTTGGTTATATTTGTTAAAAACTGTATACACTATCTGAGCACAACTCCCATAATTAGCAATACTGCTTATTGGTCTTATTTGCTTCTAACTTCTGAAATACTTGCACTAAATTAAAGACCTTGACATCTCTTTAAATTTTTGTTATGATGTCTCAAAGTAAATTTATTTTTTATAGGAATTTTAATGAAAGTATTAAAATTACAAAAGAAAAATTTAAATAGTTACCTTCAGTCCTTACGCCAGTTTGGAGAGATTTACGGTCCGGTTCGTAAGGGCGAAAAGTTTATTTATGGTCATTTAGATGACTTAGATAAACTTGATTTAAGAATGGTCCGGACAATTCTGCCGGTTAAGAAGTTCTTAGTGCCACCGCAATTTGATACTTTTACTTTTAGTGGCAGTGATTATAAGCCGGAATTAGAAAATATTCCCCGGCGAGTTGTATTTGGAGTGCATCCGTGCGAAATTCACGGTTTATTAATTTTAGATAAGTTCTTTTTAGAAAGATTTCCTGACCCGTTTTACCAAGAACGCCGACGCAAAACCGCAATTTTAGGGTTATCTTGTGTGCCGGATGAGAAATGTTTTGCCAAATCAACTAATACTCATTATGTGGAATCGGGTTTCGATTTAGCGTTTAATGATTTAGATGACTTTTATTTGGTTTGGGTTGGTTCATCACTGGGGGATGATTTAGTTCGGTTGAGATTAGATTTGTTCGATGAAAATATTAAAGAAAAAGATTTAAGGCGATATATGGAATGGCGTGCTTGGCGGGATGCGCAATACAAACTCAATTTAGATTTAACTGCGATGCCGGATATTATGGAGTTAAATTACGAAAGTCCGATTTGGAATAAACTGGGTGAAAAATGTTTGTCGTGTGGTGCTTGCTCAATGGTATGTCCGACTTGTCCTTGCTATAATGTCACCGACCAGATAAGGCCAAACCAGAAAAATGGCCGGCGGATGCGCAATTGGGATTCTTGTATGTTTAAACCGTTTGCTTTAGTTGCCGGTGGTCATAATTTTCGTGAAGACCGCTCGCAACGGGTTCGCTTATGGTATACCCATAAATTGAAGGCATTCATTACCGAATTCGGCAAGGCGGCTTGTGTTGGTTGTGGAAGATGTATTGATACCTGCCCGGTTGATATTAATGTTAAGACCGTAGTCAAAGAACTGAAAGGTCGACCGATTGCATCAAAAACTTTTTTGAGTGTTAAAGAATAACGAGGATTTTCGAAAAATGCCAACGAGCGCACAGAAAAGACGGAGAATAAATAAAAAATGTAGTCAGAAGAATTTTGGGCAAAACGCTTAGATTAATGATAAGGAATTAAATTAATAGATAAATATGAAGCAAAATATTGAATTAACTTAGAAGACAAGTATGAATCAGAACATATATTTACCTGAACCAATGCGAATTGTGCGCCGATATGACCTTATTGAGGATGTTCGATTTTTCCAAGTCCGGCCATTGGAAATGGAACGCGCCCTCCATTTAAACTATCTGCCGGGTCAGTTTATGATGATATCTTTAGCCGGAGTTGGCGAAGCGCCATTCTCCATCTCATCCACACCGTCGAGACCAGGGCTATTAGAATTCGGCATCCGAAAAGTTGGAATCATTACCGAACAATTGTTCAAACTCAAAGAAAATGAAATTATTGGTGTGCGTGGACCTTTTGGTAATGGTTTTCCGATTGATAAATTTGAAAACAAAGATTTAATTATTGTTGTTGGTGGTTTAGGAGCAGTACCCCTTCGGTCGCTTTTGCTCTATACTTTAGATAACCGTGACCGCTTTGGCAAAATTTACTTCTTATACGGTGCCCGACGACCAGCGGAAATGCTCTTTCGTCGGGAATTTATGGAATTAAAAGCCCGCGATGACCTTTATTGTTTATTAACAGTGGATAAAGATGATACTGGCCGATGGACTGAACATATCGGCGTTGTCACTACTTTGTTTAAGCACTTAAAAGACATTAACCCAGAAAATACTTATGCTACGGTCTGTGGTCCACCCGTAATGTATAAATTTGTGATTAATGAGATTATTAAATTGGGAATCCCCAAACATCAGATTCTAATGACCTTAGAAAGAAGAATGCATTGTGGTGTGGGCAAGTGTGGCCATTGCGTCATCGGCTCAATCTATACCTGCGTTGATGGTCCGGTTTTTTCCTATTGGGATGTATTACATATGAAAGATTTAATCTAAAAAATTATGAGGAAAAATATTTAGACTATTATGGAAACGAATAAACTGAAGGTTGGATTTTATAATTTCTCTGGTTGTGCAGGTTGTCTTTTGACAATTATCAATTGTGAGGATAGTTTGCTTGATATCTTTACTGCCACAGAAGTTGTCTCGTTTTTGATGGCAAAAAGTGATAATATGGAAAAAGAGTTAGATATTGCTTTTATTGATGGCTCAATTACTACTAATGAACAGGAAGAATTTCTTAAAGAATTGAGAGCCCGAACCAAAAAACTTGTCTGTTTAGGCACATGTTCTTGTTACGGTGGCCTTCAGGCAATGGAATATGGAAAAGGTAATTGGCAAAAGCGTTTTCAAAAAGTATACGGCACAAAGCCGTTTTCCATTGTTCAAGCCTTTGAGTCGCAACCGGCGGATGCGTTTGTGCCCGTTGATTTTTATATTCCCGGTTGTCCGATAGATGCTGACTTGTTTCTTTATAACTATGCCCGATTAATCAAAGGATTGCCGGTCGATTTTCCCAAGACGCCGGTCTGTATTGAGTGTAAGTGGCATGAAAATGAATGTCTGCTCTTAAAAGATATTATGTGTTTAGGTCCAATAACCTCGGCTGGTTGTAAAGCTCGGTGTCCGACCGTAAATTTACCTTGCGTTGGTTGTTTTGGTCCTGCGGATGAAGGCAATTTGACTTCAGAATTTAATTTGCTTAAAGAAAAAGGCTTTAATCTTCCTGATATTGAACGGAAATTACGAATTTTTGGGGGAACGAAATTTATTAAAAACCTCAAGTTGAAATCAAGTAAAAAACCGCAATCTTAAGGCTTTAGATTATGGAAAAACCCAGTAAAACCAATCAAATTCGAATACCGGCCCTGGCACGAGTTGAGGGCCATGGCAATGTTTTAGTTGAGGTTCAAAGAGGCAAACTAAAAAATGTAAAATTAAATATTCCTGAAGGACCGAGACTTTTTGAAACTTTAGTTGTCAATAAGACGCCAAGTGAAGTTGTCAATATTGTTCCAAGAATATGTGCCATATGTTCGGTATCTCATCGTTATGCGGCAATTAGAGCTTTAGAACGGGCGTTAGATATAAATGAGACTAAAAGCACTAATTTATTAAGAACCCTG
Coding sequences within:
- a CDS encoding 4Fe-4S dicluster domain-containing protein, with the translated sequence MKVLKLQKKNLNSYLQSLRQFGEIYGPVRKGEKFIYGHLDDLDKLDLRMVRTILPVKKFLVPPQFDTFTFSGSDYKPELENIPRRVVFGVHPCEIHGLLILDKFFLERFPDPFYQERRRKTAILGLSCVPDEKCFAKSTNTHYVESGFDLAFNDLDDFYLVWVGSSLGDDLVRLRLDLFDENIKEKDLRRYMEWRAWRDAQYKLNLDLTAMPDIMELNYESPIWNKLGEKCLSCGACSMVCPTCPCYNVTDQIRPNQKNGRRMRNWDSCMFKPFALVAGGHNFREDRSQRVRLWYTHKLKAFITEFGKAACVGCGRCIDTCPVDINVKTVVKELKGRPIASKTFLSVKE
- a CDS encoding FAD/NAD(P)-binding protein, with amino-acid sequence MNQNIYLPEPMRIVRRYDLIEDVRFFQVRPLEMERALHLNYLPGQFMMISLAGVGEAPFSISSTPSRPGLLEFGIRKVGIITEQLFKLKENEIIGVRGPFGNGFPIDKFENKDLIIVVGGLGAVPLRSLLLYTLDNRDRFGKIYFLYGARRPAEMLFRREFMELKARDDLYCLLTVDKDDTGRWTEHIGVVTTLFKHLKDINPENTYATVCGPPVMYKFVINEIIKLGIPKHQILMTLERRMHCGVGKCGHCVIGSIYTCVDGPVFSYWDVLHMKDLI